A window of Candidatus Methylomirabilis tolerans contains these coding sequences:
- the tsaE gene encoding tRNA (adenosine(37)-N6)-threonylcarbamoyltransferase complex ATPase subunit type 1 TsaE encodes MTVSLYHSASPEQTRALGEAVGRLAGAGDVISLTGELGTGKTLFVGGLARGLGVAPATYVSSPTFTIMHRYSGRLPLYHIDLYRIETPEAFVSLGLDEYLAGDGVTAIEWAEHGYGYLPKEMLTFRLQHTGSETRTIEIAPVGDRYLKLVQALTDDFLTASGCLEAKA; translated from the coding sequence GTGACCGTGAGCCTGTATCACTCCGCCTCACCTGAGCAGACGCGCGCGCTGGGGGAGGCGGTGGGTAGACTTGCGGGTGCGGGCGACGTCATTAGCCTCACCGGTGAGCTCGGAACCGGGAAAACCCTCTTCGTCGGGGGACTAGCCCGAGGACTTGGCGTAGCTCCGGCGACGTACGTGAGCAGTCCGACCTTCACGATCATGCACCGATATAGCGGTCGCCTTCCCCTCTACCATATCGACCTATACCGTATCGAGACCCCTGAGGCCTTTGTAAGTCTGGGTCTGGATGAGTATTTGGCAGGGGATGGTGTGACCGCGATCGAGTGGGCCGAGCATGGCTACGGGTATTTGCCGAAGGAGATGCTGACGTTCAGACTTCAGCATACCGGATCGGAGACGCGGACGATCGAGATCGCTCCGGTCGGCGATCGATACCTGAAGTTGGTCCAGGCACTGACAGACGATTTCCTTACAGCTTCTGGTTGTCTGGAGGCGAAAGCGTGA